Proteins encoded by one window of Streptomyces clavuligerus:
- a CDS encoding carbamoyltransferase C-terminal domain-containing protein translates to MLILSLKEGHDGAIAAVEDGKLLFSLEAEKDSFLRYSGLTAEVFAVAADRLGKQPDVVAMSGWIKGTQATDQPSRAGYYGVGESAISDEAGRFFGKAVRAFSSTHERSHIMTSYGMSALRRDQPFYSLVWEGNIGSFYRIDEHGRVTHLKEVLNYPGNKYSYGFALADPKFSAQQEFVRFQDAGKQMALAGFAEDRPATPVEQEAIDIILGQKEVITGSLKDRMTDSPFYNIGVESSAYKSLAARLSDAIFERFHSYAREHLTEGLPLLISGGCGLNCEWNRRWRECGLFPAVFVPPCPNDSGSAIGTAIDAQHFYTGSADLDWDVYAGGEFVEDMEFDPQRYDIRPVRYDEVARYLRDGNIIGWAQGRWEVGPRALGNRSILAAPFTVETTVRLNKIKQRESYRPIAPICLEQDAGRWFGGGVPDPYMLYFSQVGTSELRAVTHIDGTARTQTVDPKANPDMAKLLTAFGELTGFSVLCNTSLNYSGRGFINRSSELMAYGELHGLDGYVVNGTFITPRR, encoded by the coding sequence ATGCTGATTCTTTCCCTCAAGGAAGGCCATGACGGGGCGATCGCGGCCGTCGAGGACGGCAAGCTGCTCTTCTCCCTGGAGGCCGAGAAGGACTCGTTCCTCCGCTACAGCGGCCTGACCGCCGAGGTGTTCGCCGTGGCGGCGGACCGGCTCGGAAAACAGCCGGACGTCGTCGCCATGAGCGGCTGGATCAAAGGGACCCAGGCCACCGACCAGCCCTCGCGCGCCGGGTACTACGGAGTGGGCGAGTCCGCGATATCGGACGAGGCGGGCCGGTTCTTCGGGAAGGCCGTGCGCGCCTTCTCCTCCACCCATGAGCGATCCCACATCATGACCTCCTACGGGATGTCGGCGCTCCGCCGCGACCAGCCCTTCTACAGCCTGGTGTGGGAGGGGAACATCGGCTCGTTCTACCGCATCGACGAGCACGGCAGGGTGACCCATCTCAAAGAGGTGCTCAACTACCCGGGCAACAAGTACTCCTACGGCTTCGCGCTCGCGGACCCGAAGTTCAGCGCGCAACAGGAATTCGTCCGCTTCCAGGACGCGGGCAAGCAGATGGCCCTGGCCGGATTCGCCGAGGACCGGCCGGCGACTCCGGTGGAACAGGAGGCCATCGACATCATCCTCGGTCAGAAGGAGGTCATCACCGGCAGCCTGAAGGACCGGATGACCGACTCCCCCTTCTACAACATCGGCGTGGAGTCATCCGCGTACAAGAGCCTCGCCGCCCGCCTGTCGGACGCCATCTTCGAACGGTTCCACTCCTACGCCCGGGAGCATCTGACGGAGGGCCTCCCGCTGCTCATCTCCGGCGGCTGCGGCCTCAACTGCGAGTGGAACCGCCGCTGGCGCGAGTGCGGGCTCTTCCCCGCGGTCTTCGTCCCGCCGTGCCCCAACGACAGCGGCTCCGCGATCGGGACCGCCATCGACGCCCAGCACTTCTACACCGGCTCGGCCGATCTGGACTGGGACGTCTACGCGGGCGGCGAATTCGTCGAGGACATGGAGTTCGACCCGCAGCGCTACGACATCCGCCCGGTGCGCTACGACGAGGTCGCCCGCTATCTCCGCGACGGAAACATCATCGGCTGGGCACAGGGCCGCTGGGAGGTCGGCCCCCGCGCACTCGGCAACCGTTCGATCCTGGCCGCCCCCTTCACCGTGGAGACAACCGTCAGGCTCAACAAGATCAAGCAACGCGAGAGCTACCGCCCCATCGCCCCGATCTGCCTGGAACAGGACGCGGGCCGCTGGTTCGGCGGCGGGGTCCCCGATCCCTACATGCTCTACTTCAGCCAGGTCGGGACGAGCGAACTGCGAGCGGTGACACACATCGACGGAACGGCCCGCACCCAGACCGTCGACCCGAAGGCGAACCCGGACATGGCCAAGCTGCTGACCGCCTTCGGTGAACTGACCGGATTCAGCGTCCTCTGCAATACCTCGCTCAATTATTCGGGACGCGGATTCATCAACCGCAGCAGCGAACTGATGGCGTACGGCGAACTCCACGGGCTGGACGGATACGTCGTGAACGGTACCTTCATCACTCCGCGGCGGTAG
- the hisN gene encoding histidinol-phosphatase translates to MSQQSDLELALRLADIADGITSRRFRARDLRVEEKPDRTPVTDADTAVEAAVREALGSARPDDAFAGEETGGSATAGRTWMVDPIDGTKNFLRGVPVWATLIALLEGGRPTVGVISAPALHSRWWAAAERGAWLRRGSPDRDPVPLRVSGTTRLAHAYLSTTSTRTWDVFHSREAYLRLAEACWEDRAFGDFLQHCMVAEGTLDIAAEPVVNPWDITAVQILVEEAGGVCTDLLGASPQGGTGALCANPRLHRLAVEALSAPSGAALDPDPAPDPV, encoded by the coding sequence ATGTCACAACAGTCCGATCTCGAACTGGCCCTGCGACTCGCCGATATCGCCGACGGCATCACCAGCCGCCGCTTCCGCGCCCGCGATCTGCGCGTCGAGGAGAAGCCGGACCGTACGCCCGTGACCGACGCGGACACCGCCGTCGAAGCGGCCGTACGCGAGGCACTGGGATCAGCCCGCCCGGACGACGCCTTCGCCGGGGAGGAGACCGGCGGCTCCGCCACGGCCGGGCGCACCTGGATGGTCGACCCCATCGACGGCACCAAGAACTTTCTGCGCGGGGTACCGGTCTGGGCCACCCTGATCGCCCTGCTGGAGGGCGGCCGTCCCACCGTCGGTGTGATCAGCGCCCCCGCCCTGCACAGCCGCTGGTGGGCGGCGGCCGAACGGGGCGCCTGGCTGCGGCGCGGGTCGCCCGACCGCGACCCCGTGCCCCTGCGGGTCTCCGGCACCACCCGCCTCGCCCATGCCTATCTGTCCACCACCAGTACCCGCACCTGGGACGTCTTCCACTCACGGGAGGCGTATCTGCGCCTGGCCGAAGCGTGCTGGGAGGACCGCGCCTTCGGGGACTTCCTCCAGCACTGCATGGTCGCCGAGGGAACGCTCGACATCGCGGCCGAACCGGTCGTGAACCCCTGGGACATCACCGCGGTGCAGATCCTCGTGGAGGAGGCCGGGGGTGTCTGTACCGACCTCCTGGGCGCCTCGCCCCAGGGCGGCACCGGCGCCCTCTGCGCCAACCCGCGGTTGCACCGGCTCGCCGTGGAAGCCCTCTCCGCCCCGTCCGGCGCCGCCCTCGACCCGGACCCCGCCCCCGACCCCGTCTGA